From the genome of Pelosinus fermentans DSM 17108:
CTGCCAGCCGCTCCTCTAATGTTTGATATTTTTCAAATTGCACCGTAGGCGGTGCTGTTTGGGAGCCCGACAACCTTCCCAAAAAGATATGTTCTGGTTGAACCAGTGTTCCATCAACTAAATTTACTGATCTCTCAATAATATTTTTTAGTTCCCGTACATTACCCGGCCAATTATAATCCTGCAGCCGCTGTAATGCAGCAGCAGAAAAACCCTGAACTGGATTATGCAATTTCTCAGCAAAATGTCTTAAAAAAAGTTCCCCT
Proteins encoded in this window:
- a CDS encoding TyrR/PhhR family helix-turn-helix DNA-binding protein, with the translated sequence DMVADKIFREDLYYRLNVIPLLIPPLRERFEDIQLLGELFLRHFAEKLHNPVQGFSAAALQRLQDYNWPGNVRELKNIIERSVNLVDGTLVQPEHIFLGRLSGSQTAPPTVQFEKYQTLEERLAEVEVVILKETLRRFRSSRRMGAVLGLSHTAVLKKLRKYDFSLE